The stretch of DNA ATAGTCTCTAAAACTTCTAGGAGGAATGATGCGAAGAAAAAAGTTATTCTACAAGATATATCCAAAAGGGATAAGTAGtgattctctagagggagaatcatatgtaaCAAACTACACATATTGAGGGGGTATCTCAAGACGATAACTCTATaaagctcaatggatcgagcgaGCAATGAAGACGATAACCCCATTTTGATTGGCTTTTGTGATTATTTTAGTTGTATGTAGTCATTGTCTAAAggaaaaattattcaaaaatatatcattcatgcagCCATTTTAAGAGTTATCTAACTCAGCAAAGAAGTGCGAAGTGTCAGCTAGCGCAATACTCATAAGCTATTTGGGTGACACATGATTGAATGAACCTTTCAGGTAGTGTAACAGTATTATGTAGATACTTGTAGAGACTTTTTACTATGATAAATCACATGGACCTTTTATCATACGATCATTAAAAGCTTGTTaagtctatgtttataatttatattggtaTCAGAGAAATTATAAATAGTTTTGGGAACACTAACCATTTGCGAATGAACATACAAGGTTATCGTATGATTTAGACAAAATCATTCGTGACTAACTAGAGGACAGATTAAGTCAATCTCGAGTCATCTAGATCAAAGTTGATCTAACCAAATTATAGCTAAGTGACGAGGTTAGACTATTCCATTAGTCCCCTAGATAACATGTAGTCTGCTGTGTCATCAGTCATGGCGCTGTGGCAGTGAGCATCGCTGACATGGCATCACTATGTCACATATCCTATGTGGCCGAATTGTATCATGCTGTGTCAGCATTTACAACAGCCATGACACGTTGATGTGATTATGAATATTACTAACATGGCAACAATTAGTGCTGATGTGGAAGTAACCAATGCTGACATGGCAGTAAACAGTGTTGTCATGGCAGTGTCCTCTGAATGTACACAGTAGGTGATGGCATGGCAGTGGGTTAGTGCTGATGTGGCCGGTGACAGTGTCAACTTAGTATGGATTGCAATGCAGTTTGCTGTGTTAGTAGGCATTGCTGGCTTGCAATGTTGACATGGCAAATGGGTGTGGACTACAATGCAGTCTTCTGTATCAGCAGTCATCAATGACAACATACATAGATGACTTGGCACAGCCTGATGCTGATATGGCATCAGCAGTGCTGACATGGTATCTTGTTGGTAAAAAAGCCAGATTGATAGGCTGCCATGCAGGTTGCTGTGTCAGCAGTCATGCTGAATTGACATAGACCGGTGTTGACATGGCAATAGTCAAATGCTGATGTGACAGGGTGTGTCAGGTGATTTAGATCGCTGACATGACAGTAGATCCAAATTTCATTATGTTAAATAGAAATATTCCTCGTAGAATAACATTAAAGATGAAATAAAACAAACAAATAACATATTAAGAAATTTAATCGGAACAGGAATTAGGACTAGATCAATCTATTGAATTTAATTTGAACATAAATATGTACCAAGATGAGTAGGATGAGATGCCTTCCTCGATCCTCTCTCGACTTTAAAGTGAAACTTAATAATCCTCGTTAAAGTGAGAAGTCTAGATAAATAACGATATTATGTGTCTAGAGTCGTTTCAATCTTTGATCAACAAACAACCCTTAATAAATCTCAACAAAAGATCTAAAATACATTTTCAACTTGATAAGTTAacatttgattattattattgtgacTTCGTAAACTTGTAAGGAATTATCCACTTTGGATGTACCCAATTTTATCCTTTTGGAGCTcgtgagataatatataattaatccgtTTAATgacatcattattatttttatttaagaaaaatattattgatcagtATGTATATTTGAATATCAGTAAGAGTATATTTATTATGTTGATATTATATGTGAATGATATTTTGTTTACTAGAAACGATCTCGATTTAttgtataaaattaatatattttttcaaaaattttaagatgattgatatgaattaGATAGTTTATGTTTTTAATATTGAGATATTAAAGGATAGATCTTAAGAATTACTATGACTCTCTCAGAAAAAATATGTtgataaaattttatagagatttagtATATAACTTTATTCGGTTAATTATACATCTATTATTAGAGACGAAAAACtcattcaaaactaatctttcctGCATAAGTAGTTGAAAGTCAAtagataacatagtaacatagaaACATCAAAaagttaaaaagaaaataatgaaatATCTATCGAGAACAAAAGACTATATAATCAAAGAAGATCAGATTATCTTGATGCAATAGATATTCAAAtactaattttataaattacctcTAGAAAGTCAACattaatatttatattcatattaGATTTCCTAGAAAAGTATAAAGCAATTGTTATAAAAGTTGAATTTATAATATGCTTTCATGCCATAAATAAAGTTATATGACTACAAAATTTTATCTAAGGATTTGATATAGTTAACTCAATCATCAGatcattgaagatattttataataaaatcatagtattttttttctttaaaaatgaCAAGTACTTTAGTTGttacaaacatattaaaataaaatatttcatggtTTGATAAATAGTATAAAAACAATAAGTGTCAATGTCaattaagaactttaatgattATTGATATATTTAGTAAGCTTTATagtttaaaataattaaagaatatgATCTATGAGCAACttataaaatatatgattatcTATGTTTAAAtagatattattaataatattttttgattacttagaattatttatttttactatcttgtttatatatatatatatatatatatatatatatatatatatattataattaaatataataatatgattattttgataagataaattataaaggctattatggactatattaggaaggaTTAAGTGTGTTGTAATAGTATGATATAGATGACTCATACTAATAGTCAGATTTAataaagtattattatatttcttgaacttattaacttattttaaaattcataattatgtataaaatattttttaaaattttaatatttaagtatataaaattatttttaaataaaatttattttatttattttgatttgatcaagtaagagaatattagattatgtgatcatatttaattatataaaatatattattgatttgattggattttgattatgattattatcAAATTGAAATAACATCCACTTAAAATAAGATTCATTAATAGATCATATATCTCTCATAATTTCTTATCATAATATTATACTCTTACCTATAAGTAGACATGAtgcatatatatgataatataatacAAAATAAGATTATATATTTATTCTTGTCTGTTTTTAGTTCTTATTTTGATAAAGGTTATGTAaaagatagaaaaaagaaaaaaagaaaatataattctATTTGTAGATCGATATTAATGTGTTCTGTGAATTGAATAGAGatgcatatttttttttttcatttataattaattgatttgacaagttgatattacatttattttatataataacatTGACTTTGTTATAAGAAACTCTTTCAAAGTTGGGAGGTGCATTTGATCAGGCACAATCTCTAGGATCACAATCTCTCCATTGAGCATGCAGGGGTGGGCGAAACAGGAACACCAATACTGTACTGTGCAAGTATACTCTGTATCTGAGTTTATTGATGCATGAATAAAGAAGAGTATATACTCCCAAATACAGAAGCTTGCAGGGTTATAtatatgcaaaaaaaaagaagagataacTAATGAAAATAACTAGAATTTCTGTTTTTGTCTACAATTTGATGTTTTAGATTGTTGCAATGGATTTCAACTTTAATTTTACAGTATTTGAAGCTGTAACAGCAAAATCTCAAAGCTGTAGGTATAAGCAGTTCATACCCAAAAGGATATCTACAGCTGCATCTTCATGGCCTAAAGAAAGAACACAGAAAACAGGAGACATACCACCGACAAAGCTGAAGTCTTTTATTTCTATAAAACGTGTCTTCTTGATCTGATCTATGTGCGGAGAGCAACGAAAGCTTTTAACGCAGGCATCAATCGTTGAGCAAATTAAGCACCCTTCAATCTCCTTTGTGAACCAGAGAGAACCAAGTAGACGACACCAGAGACGAAGAAACTCACAAACCAGGCGTTGTTATAGGCCGCAACAAATGCTTCCCAAGTGCTTGCCAAAATGCCGACTTTATAGAGGAATCCCGGCAGTATGGGCAGTATGCCCGCTACCAGAGCCGCCATTGCTGCGACATTGAATCCTTTCTTATAGTAGTAAGGGCCTCGAGGATTCTCCGAGTACAACGCGCTGACATCCAATTCCATTCTCTTCACCAGGTAGTAATCGGCTAGAATTATCCCTCCAATTGGTCCCATGAGCGCTGAGTACCCGATCAGCCAAGTGTAGATGAAGCTCTCGCTCGACCTCAGCAGCCTCCAGGGCTGGAAGGCGATGCCCAGCAAAGCAGTCAAGAGAGCGCCACTCCGGAACGTGAAAGCCGACGGGCTGAGATTTACGAGGGCGTTCGCCGGAGCGACCACGTTGGCGGCGATGTTCGTGGTGATGGTGGCGAGGCTGATGCCGAAGATGGCGACGATCGTCGTGGAAAGGCCTCCTATCTGGCCGAGGAGCCGGATGGGGTCGGAGATCACGCGGCCGAAGATGACCTCGGTGGCGGAGGTCACCGCCAACCCGAGGAAGGTGAAGGCGCCCATGAAGACGGGAAGGCCGGCCTGGCCGAGGATTTGGTCCTTCTGGCTGCAGGCATAGCGGGTGAAGTCCGGGATGTTGAGCGCCACCGTTGCCCAGAAGCTGATGTTGGCAGTGAGCGAGGGGAAGAAGATTTTCCAGAATTCTGCGGAGGACAGCCGACAAGGCGTCGAAAGCATCCGCCCGAAGCCGCCGGCCTTGACGTAGGCCCAGCAGAGGAGGGCTGAAGAGAGGATGATGAGGATCGGTGCCGAGTACTTCTCGAGCTCCCGAATGCCGTCCATCCCCCGTAAGATGATGCCCATTTGGGCCAGCCAAAAGATCAAGAAGCAGGAGAACTCCAGAGGCGAGGTGCCCAACCAAGGGACGACGGACAGGGCGGGGGCGGACTGCTTGAGggcggaggggaggaggaggaagatggcCTCTCCGCCGATCCACGTCTCGATGCCGAACCAGCCGCAGCCGACGAGGGCGCGGAGGAGGGTGGGGACGTGGGCACCGCGGACGCCGAAGGCGGCGCGGGCGAGGACCGGGAAGGGGACGCCGTGCCGGGTGCCTGGGACGCCGGTGAGGACGAGGGGGAAGAGGACGATGAGGTTGGCGAGGACGACGGTGGCCACGCCCTGCCACCAGGCCATGCCGAGGTCGACGAGGCTGCCGGCGAGGTAGTAGGAGGGAACTCCCACGACGAGGCTAACCCAGAGGCTACCCATGTCCCAGGCGGTGAAGGTGCGGGCGGAGGCGGGGACGGGGGCAAGGTCGGATCCCCCGGCAGCGGCGGCATCTGGATCGGAAGCGGACTTGGGCACTATAGCAAGGGAAGAGGCAGGACGGACAGGCTCGGGGTTTAAGCGGAGGGAAGGGGTGGCGATGGAGGGAAAGCATCGGTGGTTGAGTTTGATAGGGAGGGAATTGGAGTGGTGGATTCTGGTGGCGGTGGTGATGGCCGCACCATACGAGCGGAAGGGGGGAGGAGGAAGGTTTGGACGGCGACGGATGCAATTGGATTCCATCTGAGGGGAGCGTTCGATGAGGCTGTGGAATCTTTTTGATAGGAATCGTGCGGGAGAGAACTGCGTGGAGGAATCCGTAGAAAATAGAGAAACGATGGCGAATGAGAGGTGCTTAGCGAGTGTGGGGTGGACTGCAGGTATAACGTGACGGTATGATTCCGCGTCAccaaaggaaaacatgacatctcATAGACAGCAGCATTGTAAGGTAGAAGTAAACGTCTCCTTATAATGCGCTGCAGGTTCACGACAAACCTCGGCTTTCGTGCCATACCGGGAGGTGATTACAAGAGCAGGATGGATGGTCCCTGGCTCGGCCGAGACAGGCGACTCGTACACATTTTGAAGAGCATTAACACAATTTCTAAGGTTGAACAATTCATAACTTGTTGCAGCTGATATAAGTCCACCACACCTGATCCTGAACGCCCACCGACGGTTCGTCTACGTGCCGCCTTCTCAAAGGCACAGCGGAGTTCACCGTCGCACTGTCCACACTTCCATCACAGAACATCACCATGGCTTCCACATCCATCTCCCCCTCCTTCCCatcctttcttcctctttcttctccctgTTTCCCAACCGTATCCACCCGCCGCCCTCCCATGCCCCATTGCCGCCCGCTCCTCGTCGGAAGAAAACCCCATCCCGTCTCCGCATCATCCTCTCCCAAGAACAACCCGGACAACACCACCACCAACGGCTCTTGGGTCAGCCCCGACTGGCTGACCTCCCTCGTGCGCTCCCTCGCCCTCGGCCGCGGCGACGATTCTGGCATTCCCATCGCCAACGCCAAGCTGGAGGACGTCTCCGACCTTCTCGGAGGCGCCCTCTTCCTGCCCCTCTTCAAGTTGATGCTCAAGTACGGCCCCGTCTACCGCCTCGCCGCCGGCCCCCGTGACTTCGTGGTCGTCAGTGACCCCGCCATCGCAAAGCACGTCCTCCGCAACTACGGAAAGTACGCCAAGGGTCTCGTCTCTGAGGTCTCCGAGTTCCTCTTTGGCTCTGGCTTCGCCGTGGCCGAAGGTCCCCTTTGGATGGTcagtgctctccgctgctattcttTTTTATATCGCAAGTGGATCTATGGGAAGTAAAAAGGAGACACAACCGAGAATCAAGGAAGATAAAATTATGCAAGAACGGGAAAGAAAATTAAGAACGAGATTAACCAGAAAATTTACCAACAAATTAGCGGTACATGTGGATTTCGCTTCAAATGCATTCCTCACTCAAATATTTTCAGCTCTGTTCTTTTGGGTTTGTGGTGTCATATTGATTTGTTGTCAGTTTCACCCTAGTTATTGCATCAACAGGAGATTCAATTCTTCGAGCTAAAAGCCTTGATTTCATAGTCCATACTCCGTGGAATGTTTGCTCATTTGTTgactttctttttttcctttccttaCCATGAGACTAATGCAGTCTTTTTGTTGTGTGTTCTTTTCATAAATGCAAGATTTTTATGATCTAAATTTTTCTCAACCGACCAATTTTTAGTCCTCATCCATGTTGCTCTCATGTTACTTTCTCCTTTATTTATCTCTTCCAAATACTGTTGGCAGGTAAGGCGCCGTGCAGTTGCCCCATCTCTCCACAAGAAGTATTTATCTATAATGGTTGATAAAGTTTTCTGTAGATGTGCTCAAAGATTAGTGAGCAAGCTTCAAACCTATGCCAAAAATGGTGAAGCAGTGAACATGGAGGAAAACTTTTCTCAATTAACATTAGATGTCATAGGCATGTCATTGTTCAACTACAATTTTGACTCGCTTACATCAGATAGTCCAGTTATCGATGCAGTTTACACTGCATTAAAAGAGGCAGAGGCTCGCTCCACTGACATCTTGCCATACTGGAAGGCAGGTTTTCTTGTACCTCTTTTATAATGCACATAAAGCTATATTCCATGATTGAGATATTCATAAAACAGTAgattaagggaaaaaaaaaaccagCATCCTTCACTTCATTCTTCTTTATTAATTGTCAAGGAAGAGTGTTGTTTTTAAAGGCTTGTTATTTCTTTTATCATATTTTCTGTACCACATGTGATGAAGCTTTGGCCTCTTGCTAATTTATTTCGTAaccaaatattttgattttttaagagTTGCATCAGTCTCAGTACATACTGGGCTGTACCAGGTGGTGTGCATGGTATTTTAGAATCTTGGCTCTAGTAATTCCCTCTTCTGTTTCTACCCTCTACCATTACCTGTAACTTGACATTAGTGCAATCGCATACTCATCCATCTCGGAGTTCTTGGTCCAGCTCGCTGTTTCCTAGTTACTGCCAAACTTAAGCAAGAAGGACAGCTAATGATGCTTACatgtatatatgattatttaggcTAACTGCCTAAGCATTTCAATCATACTAATTAAGGATATTTTAGAGAtaatatatgaattatgatatAGTATGTGCCAGCATTTTGAGCTGTGAAGGCTGTTGTAAGGTCAGTTTTCAGCATACACATATTATTGGTTTGTAGAATGCATGTCAGTTTTTCTCCTCAATTAGCTATCATTGTTATGGAGAAAACTGTGTCTAAGACGAATTTCTTGGGACTTGACAATCTACATTTTCCTACCTATGTTATGGAGTTTCATGCATATAGAAAATCATACATTAACCATTTCAGTTATGTATGATCAACATTTGCAATGGAAATTCAGTTATACTAGATGATATTGCTCAGATCTAAGAAATTTAGTTCTTGAAGAATCCAATGTTAATTAAACATTGATGGATGAGTATCTTTTTATCTGAACTATACTGGCAGTCAGAAGTATGTCTATTGTGGATTGCTTATCcaaaaaaaggtttaacatgttcTAATTCCTTCTTATGTGGAAAGTAATTGCTTACTGTTGCATTAACATGGTTAAGCTCCAACAAGGAAAAAAAGAGACTTGTTTCATTTCTCATGCTTCTTTATTTATCTAATTGCTTGTCTgagagtatacaattgtcaaattTTATTGTACTGTTCGTGTAGCAGATCTCTTTTCTATGCAAGATCATACCCAGACAGGTAAAAGCTGAGAGAGCAGTTTCTGTAATCCGAAACACTGTTGAAGAACTCATTACAAAATGCAAAGAGATTGTAGAAGCTGAAGGTGAACAGATTGAAGGAGAAGAGTATGTAAATGAGACAGACCCTAGCATCCTTCGCTTTCTATTAGCCAGCCGTGAAGAGGTTTTTAATCCTCTTGGA from Musa acuminata AAA Group cultivar baxijiao chromosome BXJ2-11, Cavendish_Baxijiao_AAA, whole genome shotgun sequence encodes:
- the LOC135627770 gene encoding carotene epsilon-monooxygenase, chloroplastic-like isoform X1, whose amino-acid sequence is MASTSISPSFPSFLPLSSPCFPTVSTRRPPMPHCRPLLVGRKPHPVSASSSPKNNPDNTTTNGSWVSPDWLTSLVRSLALGRGDDSGIPIANAKLEDVSDLLGGALFLPLFKLMLKYGPVYRLAAGPRDFVVVSDPAIAKHVLRNYGKYAKGLVSEVSEFLFGSGFAVAEGPLWMVRRRAVAPSLHKKYLSIMVDKVFCRCAQRLVSKLQTYAKNGEAVNMEENFSQLTLDVIGMSLFNYNFDSLTSDSPVIDAVYTALKEAEARSTDILPYWKISFLCKIIPRQVKAERAVSVIRNTVEELITKCKEIVEAEGEQIEGEEYVNETDPSILRFLLASREEVTSVQLRDDLLSMLVAGHETTGSVLTWTLYLLSKDSSSLKRARQEVDNVLQGRLPRYEDVKELKYLMRCIHESLRLYPHPPVLIRRAQVDDVLPGDYKVNAGQDIMISVYNIHRSPQVWEKAEEFCPERFNLEGPIPNETNTDFRFIPFSGGPRKCVGDQFALLEAIVALAIFLQHMEFELVADQKISMTTGATIHTTNGLYMTLSPRKKQHDHGPSLRCSVSG
- the LOC135627771 gene encoding purine-uracil permease NCS1-like, which produces MESNCIRRRPNLPPPPFRSYGAAITTATRIHHSNSLPIKLNHRCFPSIATPSLRLNPEPVRPASSLAIVPKSASDPDAAAAGGSDLAPVPASARTFTAWDMGSLWVSLVVGVPSYYLAGSLVDLGMAWWQGVATVVLANLIVLFPLVLTGVPGTRHGVPFPVLARAAFGVRGAHVPTLLRALVGCGWFGIETWIGGEAIFLLLPSALKQSAPALSVVPWLGTSPLEFSCFLIFWLAQMGIILRGMDGIRELEKYSAPILIILSSALLCWAYVKAGGFGRMLSTPCRLSSAEFWKIFFPSLTANISFWATVALNIPDFTRYACSQKDQILGQAGLPVFMGAFTFLGLAVTSATEVIFGRVISDPIRLLGQIGGLSTTIVAIFGISLATITTNIAANVVAPANALVNLSPSAFTFRSGALLTALLGIAFQPWRLLRSSESFIYTWLIGYSALMGPIGGIILADYYLVKRMELDVSALYSENPRGPYYYKKGFNVAAMAALVAGILPILPGFLYKVGILASTWEAFVAAYNNAWFVSFFVSGVVYLVLSGSQRRLKGA
- the LOC135627770 gene encoding carotene epsilon-monooxygenase, chloroplastic-like isoform X2; amino-acid sequence: MASTSISPSFPSFLPLSSPCFPTVSTRRPPMPHCRPLLVGRKPHPVSASSSPKNNPDNTTTNGSWVSPDWLTSLVRSLALGRGDDSGIPIANAKLEDVSDLLGGALFLPLFKLMLKYGPVYRLAAGPRDFVVVSDPAIAKHVLRNYGKYAKGLVSEVSEFLFGSGFAVAEGPLWMVRRRAVAPSLHKKYLSIMVDKVFCRCAQRLVSKLQTYAKNGEAVNMEENFSQLTLDVIGMSLFNYNFDSLTSDSPVIDAVYTALKEAEARSTDILPYWKISFLCKIIPRQVKAERAVSVIRNTVEELITKCKEIVEAEGEQIEGEEYVNETDPSILRFLLASREEVTSVQLRDDLLSMLVAGHETTGSVLTWTLYLLSKDSSSLKRARQEVDNVLQGRLPRYEDVKELKYLMRCIHESLRLYPHPPVLIRRAQVDDVLPGDYKVNAGQDIMISVYNIHRSPQVWEKAEEFCPERFNLEGPIPNETNTDFRFIPFSGGPRKCVGDQFALLEAIVALAIFLQHMEFELVADQKISMTTGATIHTTNGLYMTLSPRKKQHDHGPSLSVSG